In one Candidatus Cloacimonadota bacterium genomic region, the following are encoded:
- a CDS encoding THUMP domain-containing protein has product MEQDHYFAVVSGSLEKIARLELENFGARIIWDIPRGLHFCCSKESLYRILYEARLIQRVLMPLLHFDCHSIKYLYLQAFKNIPWHTMFGLSQSFGIDTNVSNSFTRHSLYAG; this is encoded by the coding sequence ATCGGGCAGCTTGGAAAAAATTGCCCGCTTGGAATTGGAGAATTTTGGTGCCCGGATAATCTGGGATATTCCCCGGGGACTCCATTTCTGCTGCAGCAAAGAAAGCCTGTATCGCATTTTGTATGAAGCGCGGCTCATACAACGGGTGCTGATGCCGCTTCTGCATTTTGACTGCCACAGCATCAAATATCTATATCTGCAAGCGTTTAAAAATATCCCCTGGCATACGATGTTTGGGCTGAGTCAAAGCTTCGGAATCGATACAAACGTAAGCAACTCATTCACCAGACATTCATTGTATGCAGGA